A genome region from bacterium includes the following:
- a CDS encoding VOC family protein: MKERKKPETLRLSSALPGLTVNDLEKSIAWYRDVMGFVVKEEFRQDGRVVGASVRAGAIDFMLGQDDFAKGRDRDKGVGFRMYCETRQNVDELAADIKARGGTLLSEPTDQPWGYRDFAIEDPDGYKISIAKQLEGG; the protein is encoded by the coding sequence ATGAAGGAACGCAAGAAGCCGGAGACCCTGCGTTTGAGCTCCGCATTGCCGGGTCTGACCGTCAACGACCTGGAGAAGAGCATCGCCTGGTACCGGGACGTGATGGGCTTTGTGGTCAAGGAGGAGTTCCGGCAGGACGGCAGAGTAGTCGGCGCCAGCGTGCGGGCGGGAGCTATCGACTTCATGCTCGGTCAGGATGACTTCGCCAAGGGCAGGGACCGCGACAAGGGAGTCGGGTTTCGGATGTACTGCGAAACCAGGCAGAACGTTGACGAACTGGCTGCCGACATCAAGGCTCGCGGAGGAACGCTCCTATCCGAGCCGACGGACCAGCCCTGGGGGTATCGAGACTTTGCCATCGAGGACCCGGATGGCTACAAAATCTCGATCGCCAAGCAGCTCGAAGGGGGTTAG